In the Aromatoleum bremense genome, one interval contains:
- a CDS encoding iron ABC transporter substrate-binding protein has protein sequence MKRRDLLRALAIAPWLALVPAGARAKAGVGSTIAAAYGTLPPPQAIRRVFAAGAPASVLLSVLAPEKLIGWPFKVSEEARAWLAPVVRALPQVGRLAGRGSTASNEALLQMKPDVILDVGTVDATYLSAMQRVAEQTGLPCLLVQGRMADHPAQLREVGRLLGVAARGERLAAWAEETLALAERARNEVPPGARPRVYYGRGGDGLETGLDGSINMEAIEIAGGRNVAAESGRGGLTKVSPEQILAWDPEVIVTQDREFARGVLADPLWRPVAAVRARRVHLAPSLPFGWLDGPPGVNRLVGVRWLIERLHPGRAGGEAALQTAARDFYRLFYGMEPDGAGLSAMIGGPA, from the coding sequence GTGAAGCGGCGCGACCTCTTGCGTGCACTGGCCATCGCGCCCTGGCTGGCCTTGGTGCCGGCAGGGGCGCGGGCAAAGGCCGGTGTCGGGAGCACAATCGCCGCTGCCTACGGCACCCTGCCGCCGCCGCAGGCGATTCGCCGCGTGTTCGCCGCCGGCGCGCCGGCCAGCGTGCTCCTGAGCGTGCTCGCACCGGAGAAGCTGATCGGCTGGCCGTTCAAGGTGTCCGAAGAGGCGCGCGCCTGGCTGGCGCCGGTGGTGCGCGCGCTGCCGCAGGTCGGCCGCCTCGCCGGTCGCGGCAGCACGGCGTCGAACGAGGCGCTGCTGCAAATGAAGCCGGACGTCATCCTCGACGTCGGCACCGTCGACGCGACCTACCTCTCCGCCATGCAGCGAGTGGCCGAGCAGACCGGATTGCCGTGCCTGCTGGTGCAGGGACGCATGGCCGACCACCCGGCGCAGTTGCGCGAGGTCGGCCGACTGCTCGGCGTGGCGGCGCGCGGCGAGCGCCTCGCCGCCTGGGCCGAAGAGACCCTCGCGCTGGCGGAGCGCGCGCGCAACGAAGTGCCGCCCGGGGCGCGTCCGCGCGTCTATTACGGGCGTGGCGGCGATGGCCTTGAAACCGGGCTGGACGGATCGATCAACATGGAGGCGATCGAGATCGCCGGTGGCCGCAACGTCGCCGCCGAGTCGGGGCGCGGCGGGCTGACCAAGGTGTCGCCCGAGCAGATCCTCGCCTGGGATCCGGAGGTGATCGTCACGCAGGATCGCGAGTTCGCCCGTGGCGTGCTCGCCGATCCGCTGTGGCGTCCGGTCGCCGCCGTGCGGGCGCGTCGCGTGCACCTGGCGCCGAGCCTTCCGTTTGGCTGGCTGGACGGGCCGCCGGGTGTCAATCGCCTGGTCGGTGTACGCTGGCTGATCGAGCGCCTCCATCCCGGCCGGGCGGGGGGCGAGGCTGCCCTTCAGACGGCTGCCCGCGACTTCTACCGCTTGTTCTACGGCATGGAGCCAGACGGGGCGGGTCTCAGCGCCATGATCGGCGGCCCGGCATGA
- a CDS encoding class I SAM-dependent methyltransferase produces the protein MSIAAIDFGRLYRDHHAAANRNPKPASVWDVRAAEMSDKVHKSRYVEDFIGRMDLTGAHSLLDVGCGPGTICLPLAGRLQRVIGLDFSPRMLDALRENAAALGHDNVEALQLAWEDDWSAVPACDIVVASRSTTVADMEAALHKLNDKARRRVYLTHLVGGRFIDPAVIDIIGRDLPPLPDYVYIVNILYGMGIHPRLDYIEHEGRLAGATSFDEFARRVSWALGELSDDERARLRTWHGRVAPSLGAAGSPMRWAFISWEKTSR, from the coding sequence ATGAGCATCGCCGCCATCGATTTCGGCCGCCTCTACCGCGACCACCATGCCGCCGCCAACCGCAACCCGAAACCCGCAAGTGTCTGGGACGTCCGTGCCGCCGAGATGAGCGACAAGGTGCACAAGAGCCGCTATGTCGAGGACTTCATCGGCCGCATGGATCTTACCGGTGCGCATTCGCTGCTCGACGTCGGCTGCGGGCCCGGGACCATCTGCCTGCCGCTCGCCGGCCGGCTGCAACGTGTCATCGGCCTCGACTTCAGTCCGCGCATGCTCGATGCCTTGCGCGAAAACGCAGCAGCGCTCGGGCACGACAACGTCGAGGCCCTGCAACTGGCGTGGGAGGACGACTGGTCCGCCGTGCCCGCGTGCGACATCGTCGTCGCCTCGCGCTCGACGACGGTCGCCGACATGGAAGCGGCGCTGCACAAGCTGAACGACAAGGCCAGGCGCCGCGTGTACCTGACCCATCTCGTCGGTGGCCGCTTCATCGACCCGGCGGTGATCGACATCATCGGCCGAGACCTGCCGCCGTTGCCGGACTATGTCTACATCGTGAATATCCTGTACGGGATGGGCATCCATCCCCGGCTCGACTACATCGAGCATGAAGGCCGGCTGGCCGGCGCCACCAGTTTCGACGAATTCGCCCGACGTGTCTCCTGGGCGCTCGGCGAGCTCTCCGATGACGAGCGTGCCCGCCTGCGCACTTGGCACGGGCGTGTCGCGCCGAGCCTCGGTGCTGCTGGGTCGCCGATGCGCTGGGCATTCATTTCCTGGGAAAAGACATCGCGATAG
- a CDS encoding ABC transporter ATP-binding protein: MSVAIEACDLAIGYHGRRVGTDISLGIDKGEVLCLLGPNGSGKTTLFKTLLGLLPPLAGTVRVLGEPVAGWSRAAFARKVGYVPQAHAGIFPFTVEDIVLMGRAARIERFATPSRHDRQLAADCLAALGVAHLRQRTYTEISGGERQLALIARALAQEPALLVMDEPTASLDFGNQVRVLEHVCRLRERGIAVLMSTHQPEHALRVADRIALLAPGRLVGIGESSEVATPAALAALYGVDATAIAGSLPSIPLRLPRRPAEENAP; this comes from the coding sequence ATGAGCGTTGCCATCGAGGCCTGCGATCTTGCGATCGGCTACCACGGCCGCCGCGTCGGCACCGACATCTCGCTCGGCATCGACAAAGGCGAGGTGCTCTGCCTGCTCGGCCCGAACGGCAGCGGCAAGACAACGCTGTTCAAGACACTGCTCGGCCTGCTGCCGCCGCTTGCCGGCACGGTGCGCGTACTCGGCGAGCCGGTCGCTGGCTGGTCGCGCGCGGCGTTTGCGCGCAAGGTCGGCTATGTGCCGCAGGCGCATGCCGGCATCTTTCCGTTTACCGTCGAGGACATCGTGCTGATGGGCCGCGCAGCGCGCATCGAGCGCTTCGCCACTCCGTCGCGGCATGACCGTCAGCTCGCTGCCGACTGCTTGGCAGCACTCGGCGTCGCCCACCTGCGCCAGCGCACCTACACCGAGATCAGCGGCGGTGAGCGGCAACTGGCGCTGATCGCCCGCGCGCTGGCGCAGGAGCCGGCGCTGCTGGTGATGGACGAGCCGACGGCCAGCCTCGACTTCGGCAACCAGGTCCGCGTGCTCGAACACGTGTGCCGTCTGCGCGAACGCGGCATTGCCGTGCTGATGTCCACGCACCAGCCGGAACACGCGCTACGCGTTGCCGATCGTATTGCGCTGCTGGCACCGGGCCGGCTGGTCGGCATCGGTGAGTCGTCCGAGGTGGCGACGCCCGCTGCGCTTGCCGCGCTGTACGGCGTCGATGCGACCGCCATTGCCGGCAGCCTGCCATCGATTCCACTCCGGCTGCCACGCCGTCCTGCCGAAGAGAACGCCCCATGA
- a CDS encoding FecCD family ABC transporter permease produces MNDAPDLSRGPSTHGAGVAAAVNAGAPCRPAAAWLAGAAALLAVLAVAFATGKFPVAPADLLRALVARLSGSESGLPEAVETVIWNIRLPRVAAGVVVGAVLAAAGAAYQGMFRNPLVSPDILGVSAGAGLGATLGIYLGLPLIFVQVVAFGGGIIAVAIVYRLASLVRRHDPVLVLVLAGVALGALLGAGISLVKILSDPYTQLPTITFWLLGGLNQVISRDLATTAPAMLAGLLPMALLRWRINLLGLADEEAAALGVDVGRLRLVLVTAATLSTAAAVSLAGIVGWVGLVVPHVARLLVGPDFTRLLPASLMLGAGFLVATDTLARTIAPIELPLGILTAVVGAPFFLWLLARTGRPA; encoded by the coding sequence ATGAATGACGCTCCAGACCTTTCCCGTGGCCCGTCCACGCACGGAGCCGGTGTCGCCGCGGCGGTCAACGCTGGCGCGCCGTGCCGCCCCGCGGCGGCTTGGCTGGCGGGTGCCGCCGCGTTGCTGGCGGTGCTCGCCGTGGCCTTCGCGACCGGCAAGTTTCCGGTGGCACCGGCCGACCTGCTGCGTGCGCTGGTCGCGCGCCTGTCCGGCAGCGAGTCCGGCTTGCCCGAGGCCGTGGAAACCGTCATCTGGAACATCCGCCTGCCGCGCGTCGCCGCCGGTGTCGTCGTCGGCGCCGTGCTAGCCGCAGCGGGCGCCGCCTACCAGGGCATGTTCCGCAACCCGCTGGTGTCGCCGGACATCCTCGGGGTCTCCGCTGGTGCCGGTCTGGGCGCCACGCTCGGCATCTACCTCGGCCTGCCGCTCATCTTCGTGCAGGTCGTCGCCTTCGGCGGCGGCATCATCGCCGTCGCCATCGTCTACCGCCTCGCTTCGCTGGTGCGGCGCCATGATCCGGTGCTGGTCCTGGTGCTCGCCGGCGTCGCGCTCGGTGCGCTGCTTGGCGCCGGCATCTCACTGGTCAAGATCCTTTCCGACCCGTATACGCAGCTGCCGACGATCACCTTCTGGCTGCTCGGCGGACTCAACCAGGTGATCTCGCGCGACCTGGCGACCACCGCGCCGGCGATGCTCGCCGGCTTGCTGCCGATGGCGCTGCTGCGCTGGCGCATCAACCTCCTTGGCCTCGCTGACGAAGAGGCGGCAGCGCTCGGGGTCGACGTCGGGCGCCTGCGCCTGGTTCTCGTCACCGCCGCAACGCTGTCGACCGCCGCTGCCGTCTCGCTGGCCGGTATCGTTGGCTGGGTCGGGCTGGTCGTGCCGCATGTCGCGCGCCTGCTCGTCGGCCCTGACTTCACCCGCCTGCTGCCGGCCTCGCTCATGCTCGGGGCCGGCTTCCTCGTCGCGACCGACACGCTGGCCCGGACGATCGCGCCGATCGAGCTGCCGCTCGGCATCCTGACGGCGGTGGTGGGCGCCCCTTTCTTCCTGTGGCTGTTGGCGCGCACGGGGAGGCCGGCATGA
- a CDS encoding DUF2478 domain-containing protein: MATLTAHAAGPALSPTNTSPIAAIVHLEHGVADGVLADFAFALRQAGRRVRGVVQQSTGGTGKEATMLVDLDQGTRFPLFQRLGAGAGSCSIDQHGVAAASVVLRGALDAAPDLVVVNRFGALEAAGEGFADEMLALMSEGIPLLTVVAEAYRFDWQHFTGGAGVELDPSREALDAWFAGLQRGSGQ, translated from the coding sequence ATGGCAACCTTGACAGCCCATGCCGCCGGGCCGGCCCTCTCGCCGACCAACACCAGCCCCATCGCCGCAATCGTTCATCTCGAGCACGGCGTCGCCGACGGCGTCCTCGCCGACTTTGCCTTTGCCCTGCGCCAGGCGGGCCGGCGGGTCCGGGGGGTGGTTCAGCAGTCCACGGGCGGTACGGGCAAGGAGGCGACGATGCTCGTCGATCTCGACCAGGGAACTCGCTTCCCCCTCTTCCAGCGCCTCGGCGCGGGCGCCGGCTCGTGCAGCATCGACCAGCACGGCGTGGCTGCCGCGAGCGTGGTCCTGCGCGGTGCGCTCGATGCGGCCCCCGATCTCGTCGTGGTCAATCGTTTTGGTGCGCTGGAGGCGGCGGGCGAGGGATTTGCCGACGAGATGCTGGCCCTGATGAGCGAGGGTATTCCCCTGCTCACCGTCGTCGCCGAAGCCTATCGATTCGACTGGCAGCACTTCACCGGCGGCGCTGGTGTGGAACTCGACCCGAGCCGGGAGGCGCTCGATGCCTGGTTCGCCGGCCTGCAACGGGGTAGCGGCCAGTGA